The DNA region GCTTGTCGTAAAATAATTTGACCGAAACAATTTTCCACATGCACAAAATAATCGCCAGCCATTGCGATGTTGTTGTTTTGTATAATAAAAGTAAAATCTGATACAGGATTAGGATAAATAAGGAAAGAAGTATTTAAGGTTTTGTTAATACCCGTTATTGAACTATCATATCCACTGCAATCTTCGTCAATGCCATTATCGGGAATGTCTATGGCATCAGGATTTATAGCTGCATTTGTATCGTTACAGTCGGTATTGTTTGAGACATAACCAACAGGTTGGGAGCATTCACTGATTGTTGAATCAGGATTTCCAAATAAATCATTATCGGAATCCATATAAAAAACAAGAGGGGTGCCAATTTCTTGGTTGTCATCGTCGCAATCGGGGCCCAGCGCAAGGGCGGGAATAGTATAATATGCTGTTGGTGGTATGCAACCAATAGCGGAATCTGTTACGGAAAAATAATTGTCTTCATCATTATCGGCATACCATACGGTATTGGGATTTACCAATGCGGAAGTATCATTGCAATCAAGGCTGTCGGGAATATAACCTGCAGGCTGCACACAAGCAAATATCACTGAATCCGGATTGCCAAAATTATCTCCGTCATTATCGGCATAATAAGTATTGGCAGCAATTACTGTAACAGACAAGGATTTACTGTCTGTTGCCGGTGCTGTAGCGCTTCCCTGTTGTGCCGAAACGGTATAAGTAATAGTATGTGTGCCGGCGCCTGCCAATAATGGATTAAATGTGTTCCCATCCACTCCCGGCCCGCTGAAAATGCCCCCTGGAGTTCCGGTTGGTGTCAGCGTAACTGCAGGGTCGGCTTCGCAATACGGCCCGTTTAGTCCTGTAAAAGAAGGATCGGGCAGTATCACCAATGAAAGAGAGCCGTCAAAAGGCTGATTGTTTATCGGAATCTGGATAAAACTATTACATGTGATAGAGCCTATATAAGTATTTATATTGGCAAAAATATGTATGGTAGCATCAAAAACACCTACTTCTGTTGGCGTTCCGCTAACAGCACCGCAACCGTTTGTGTTTGCCGAAGCATCATATTCTGACTGATTCGTTGCCCCTGTCAGGCCGGCAGGAAACCCTGAAAATGAAAAAGAGTGAAGCTTTAGAAGTTTTGCTCCGGTACCTGCATATTGCGGATCGAACTCACCTGCATCAATGCATACATTGGTAATGTGAAAAGATATATCATCGGAATATGGCTCATTAATCCTTCCGGTGTCAAGCGCTGTTTGGCAAATGCCACCATAAGCCGGAAGAGAACCAAGGCAATCAACAGGCGTGCACTGGGAAAAAGCGTTAAGAACAGCAAATTGCATTGAGGCGAAAATCAAGAGTAGTTTTGCTAATTTCATGTTTGATATATTTGTATATAATAAATTGAAAATCAGTATTTAGGATGCAAAATTTGGAAAAAAAAATGAACTGACAAAGTTTATTTTCAATTCAGTAACAGATTATTCCCATTCTTTTATATCAATATCTTCCCCATTAAAAATACTGAGGTAGTTTTTGTAGCGCGATTCAGAGACGATTCCATTTTTTAACGCTTCTTTTACAGCACAACCGGGCTCACTGATATGAGTGCAGTTATAATATTTGCATTTGGAAAGTAATTTGAAAAATTCCGGAAAGTAATGTGTAAGGTCTTCGCGTTTAAAATCAATCAGCCCGAATTCTTTTATACCTGGCGTGTCAATTATAAAACCTCCGGTTTTCAGGCAAAGCATTTCGGTGAAGGTTGTCGTGTGTTTTCCTTTAAGAAACATTTCTGAGATTTTTCCTGTTTTGATGTTCTGCGCCGGATCTATGGCGTTTATAAGCGCACTTTTTCCAACCCCGGAATGTCCCGAAAATAAATTTATTTTACCTCCCAGCAAATGTATCAGATTCGA from Bacteroidales bacterium includes:
- a CDS encoding MopE-related protein; the encoded protein is MKLAKLLLIFASMQFAVLNAFSQCTPVDCLGSLPAYGGICQTALDTGRINEPYSDDISFHITNVCIDAGEFDPQYAGTGAKLLKLHSFSFSGFPAGLTGATNQSEYDASANTNGCGAVSGTPTEVGVFDATIHIFANINTYIGSITCNSFIQIPINNQPFDGSLSLVILPDPSFTGLNGPYCEADPAVTLTPTGTPGGIFSGPGVDGNTFNPLLAGAGTHTITYTVSAQQGSATAPATDSKSLSVTVIAANTYYADNDGDNFGNPDSVIFACVQPAGYIPDSLDCNDTSALVNPNTVWYADNDEDNYFSVTDSAIGCIPPTAYYTIPALALGPDCDDDNQEIGTPLVFYMDSDNDLFGNPDSTISECSQPVGYVSNNTDCNDTNAAINPDAIDIPDNGIDEDCSGYDSSITGINKTLNTSFLIYPNPVSDFTFIIQNNNIAMAGDYFVHVENCFGQIILRQALTEQYNKIVMPHTSSRGIYFVIIRDISNKTCLVKKIVVQ